The genomic stretch TACTCGGCCGGGCGGAGCTTAATGTCGGCGCGGGCCAGGGTGCGGGAGATCTTGCTGAAGCGGTCGGTGCCTTCCCCCAGCCGGTTGAGGAAGTCGCTCAGGGCGGTGGTGCGCCGTTGCTTCGTCTTTACCTCAATCTCGGCCGTCGGCATGACCATGCCGCCCGTCTCCGCGTAGCGGCCCAACCGTTCTTCGACGACTGTTCTTCGGCCGACGAGGGAACTGACAACTCCAGCGCCCAGCAGGATCAGGCCGAGGCCGGCCCCGATGGCGAGGATCAAGTTGGGCAGGTCCATTGCCTAGTAGCGGCTCCTATCGCCGACACCAAAGATCGAGGCCGGAAGGCGGATCCCGGCCGCCTCGATCTTATCCATGAACCGCGGCCGCAGGCCGGTCGGGCGCAGGCGGCCAATGACTTTACCGTTCTCAAACCCGGTCTGCTCGAAGACGTAGATGTCGGTCATGGTAATGACATCGCCTTCCATCCCCTGGATCTCGGCGATGTGGCTCACCTTGCGGGTGCCGTCGCGCAAGCGTTCAACGTGCACCACCAGTTCCAGGGCTGAGGCGATTTGCTCCCGGATCGCCCGGATCGGAAGCTCCATGCCCGCCATCAGGGTCATCGTCTCGATACGCGAAAGCGTATCGCGGGGGCTGTTGGAGTGGGCGGTGGTCATCGATCCCTCATGGCCGGTGTTCATCGCCTGGAGCATGTCCAGCGCTTCTTCGGAACGGATCTCGCCGACGATGATGCGGTCGGGACGCATTCGCAGCGAATTGACCACCAGGTTCTGGATGGTGACTTCGCCCCGGCCCTCGATGTTCGGGGGGCGCGATTCCAGGGTGACGACGTGCTCCTGCCGCAGCTGGAGCTCGGCGGCGTTTTCGATGGTGATGATCCGCTCATTGGACGGGATGTAGGCGGAGAGCAGATTGAGGAAGGTCGTCTTCCCCGAGCCGGTGCCGCCCGAGACTACCATGTTGATCCGTCCGATAACGCACGCCTTGAGGAACTCCATTGCCTCCGCCGTCACCGTCCCCCACTCGACCATCTGCTCGACCGTGATCGGGATCTTGGCGAACTTCCGGATGGTCAGGGTGGGGCCAACCAGGGAAATCGGCGGAATGACGGCGTTGACGCGGGACCCGTCGGTCAGGCGGGCGTCAACGTACGGGCTGGACTCGTCGATGCGCCGGCCCAGCGGAGAGACGATGCGGTCGATGATACGCATCAGATGGTCATCACTCTCGAAGGCGGCCGGCTCGCGGTAGATCTTGCCGGCGCGCTCGATGTAGATGTTCTTGCCGCCGTTGACCATGATCTCGGTGATGCTCTCGTCCGCCAGGAGCGGCTCGAGCGGGCCCAGGCCCAAGATCTCCGCCACAATCTGCTCGAACAAGCGGCGGCGTTCCGGCCGCGAGAGGACGATCTTCTCTTCGGTCAGGATGCTTTCGAACAGGTCCTCAATCGTCTTGCGCACTTCGGCTGTCTGGCTGACATCCATCGATGGGTCGAGCTCCGCCAGCAGCTTGTTCTGGACGCGGGCCTTCAGGCCATGATAGGGATCGCCGCGAGGTTCGTTCGGCATGGCGACCGGGCGCGGCCGAGCCTGCTGCAGGCGGGTGGTGCCGGCCGGAGCGGCCGCCGCCCCGGTCTGAACCGCCGGTCGCTGGGCCTCTTTCTCGATCTTGCTCAGCAAGGACATCGATCCACCTCCTCAAATACCTCGGGCCTGCCAGCTAGCGGGCGAACAGCCGCGGCCGTTCCGCCACCGGCTCTTCCGTTTCTTCCTCGGCCGGCTCCGCCAGCAACCTCTCCTTCACCGACGCCACCAGTTCCAATAGATTCTTGGCCGGTATCTTGGACTTATCTCCGAGCAGCAGCGGCACGCCCTTGTTGATCGAGGTGGTAACGACCTGATCAACGAAGGGAATCTCGGCATCGACCGACTTCTTCAGGTTCTCGGCGACTGCCGAGGCGGCGATCCCGCTGCGCTTGTCCATCTTGTTGAGAACAAAAAACACGCGCTCCCGGGGCATTCCCAGAA from Anaerolineales bacterium encodes the following:
- a CDS encoding CpaF family protein, whose amino-acid sequence is MSLLSKIEKEAQRPAVQTGAAAAPAGTTRLQQARPRPVAMPNEPRGDPYHGLKARVQNKLLAELDPSMDVSQTAEVRKTIEDLFESILTEEKIVLSRPERRRLFEQIVAEILGLGPLEPLLADESITEIMVNGGKNIYIERAGKIYREPAAFESDDHLMRIIDRIVSPLGRRIDESSPYVDARLTDGSRVNAVIPPISLVGPTLTIRKFAKIPITVEQMVEWGTVTAEAMEFLKACVIGRINMVVSGGTGSGKTTFLNLLSAYIPSNERIITIENAAELQLRQEHVVTLESRPPNIEGRGEVTIQNLVVNSLRMRPDRIIVGEIRSEEALDMLQAMNTGHEGSMTTAHSNSPRDTLSRIETMTLMAGMELPIRAIREQIASALELVVHVERLRDGTRKVSHIAEIQGMEGDVITMTDIYVFEQTGFENGKVIGRLRPTGLRPRFMDKIEAAGIRLPASIFGVGDRSRY